Proteins encoded by one window of Ochrobactrum sp. BTU1:
- a CDS encoding ABC transporter permease, which translates to MSEISSPEIVDATGEIPTPKLALRGKLGLLIIILWVFGAIFAPLLAPFDPNTSDLMAFLQEPSFNSGHWLGTDDLGRDILSRVFYGARPVLLVATLATLLSAFIGSVLGIVAGLTNRLLDQFIARLAEIQLTIPGLVLALLALALFGSRLENLILILALESWPLHFRVARSYTLNARNQGYMEAAWLAGVPLWKSVLRHIVPGLLPLMIASSTISAAFIIMTEAGLSFIGLGIQPPTSDWGLMIAQGKSQLGAAWWLSLMPALALLSLLFGVQLLGDALSGRLSARETGAQA; encoded by the coding sequence ATGAGCGAGATTTCGAGCCCGGAAATCGTTGATGCCACGGGTGAAATTCCAACGCCAAAACTGGCTTTGCGAGGCAAACTTGGCTTGCTGATCATCATTCTCTGGGTCTTTGGCGCTATATTCGCACCGCTACTTGCACCTTTTGATCCCAATACAAGTGATCTGATGGCGTTTCTACAAGAGCCATCATTTAACAGCGGACACTGGCTCGGAACAGATGATCTTGGACGAGATATTTTAAGTCGGGTCTTTTACGGCGCGAGGCCAGTGCTGCTGGTTGCAACCCTTGCAACGCTTCTTTCCGCTTTCATCGGAAGCGTACTGGGTATTGTCGCAGGATTGACCAATCGTTTGTTAGACCAGTTCATTGCCCGGCTTGCTGAAATTCAGCTGACAATTCCTGGTCTTGTTTTGGCCCTTCTTGCGCTGGCATTGTTTGGTTCAAGGCTTGAGAATTTGATCCTTATTCTGGCACTTGAAAGCTGGCCCCTGCATTTTCGTGTCGCCCGATCCTACACCCTTAATGCGCGAAATCAGGGCTATATGGAAGCCGCATGGCTTGCAGGCGTGCCGTTGTGGAAATCCGTCTTGCGCCACATCGTTCCGGGACTGTTGCCATTGATGATTGCATCGTCAACGATAAGTGCCGCCTTCATCATCATGACAGAAGCTGGTCTGAGCTTCATTGGTTTGGGGATTCAACCGCCAACTTCCGATTGGGGCCTTATGATCGCCCAGGGGAAGTCGCAGCTCGGCGCCGCCTGGTGGCTATCGCTCATGCCTGCGCTTGCTCTGCTCAGCCTTCTCTTTGGCGTGCAGCTTTTAGGCGATGCCCTTTCGGGCCGGCTTTCCGCGCGTGAAACAGGAGCGCAGGCATGA